In the Mastomys coucha isolate ucsf_1 unplaced genomic scaffold, UCSF_Mcou_1 pScaffold18, whole genome shotgun sequence genome, one interval contains:
- the Trim32 gene encoding E3 ubiquitin-protein ligase TRIM32 translates to MAAAAAASHLNLDALREVLECPICMESFTEEQLRPKLLHCGHTICRQCLEKLLASSINGVRCPFCSKITRITSLTQLTDNLTVLKIIDTAGLSEAVGLLMCRGCGRRLPRQFCRSCGLVLCEPCREADHQPPGHCTLPVKEAAEERRRDFGEKLTRLRELTGELQRRKAALEGVSRDLQTRYKAVLQEYGHEERRVQEELARSRKFFTGSLAEVEKSNSQVVEEQSYLLNIAEVQAVSRCDYFLAKIKQADVALLEETADEEEPELTASLPRELTLQDVELLKVGHVGPLQIGQAVKKPRTVNMEDTWAGEEGAASSASASVTFREMDMSPEEVVPSPRASPAKQRSSEAASGIQQCLFLKKMGAKGSTPGMFNLPVSLYVTSQSEVLVADRGNYRIQVFNRKGFLKEIRRSPSGIDSFVLSFLGADLPNLTPLSVAMNCHGLIGVTDSYDNSLKVYTLDGHCVACHRSQLSKPWGITALPSGQFVVTDVEGGKLWCFTVDRGAGVVKYSCLCSAVRPKFVTCDAEGTVYFTQGLGLNVENRQNEHHLEGGFSIGSVGPDGQLGRQISHFFSENEDFRCIAGMCVDARGDLIVADSSRKEILHFPKGGGYSVLIREGLTCPVGIALTPKGQLLVLDCWDHCVKIYSYHLRRYSTP, encoded by the coding sequence ATGGCTGCGGCAGCAGCAGCTTCTCACCTGAACCTGGATGCCCTCCGGGAAGTGCTAGAATGTCCCATCTGCATGGAGTCCTTCACTGAAGAGCAGCTGCGACCTAAGCTGCTGCACTGCGGCCATACCATCTGCCGCCAGTGTCTGGAGAAGCTCCTAGCCAGCAGCATCAACGGTGTCCGCTGTCCCTTTTGCAGTAAGATTACTCGCATCACCAGCCTGACCCAGCTGACTGACAACCTGACAGTGCTGAAGATCATCGACACAGCCGGGCTTAGTGAGGCCGTTGGGCTGCTCATGTGCCGAGGCTGTGGCCGGCGGCTGCCTCGGCAATTCTGCCGAAGCTGTGGTCTGGTGCTGTGTGAACCCTGCCGGGAGGCAGATCACCAACCTCCTGGCCACTGCACACTTCCAGTCAAGGAGGCGGCTGAGGAACGGCGGAGGGACTTCGGGGAGAAGTTGACTCGACTAAGGGAACTTACTGGAGAGCTGCAGAGGAGGAAGGCAGCCTTGGAGGGTGTCTCCAGGGATCTTCAGACAAGGTATAAGGCCGTTCTTCAAGAATATGGCCACGAGGAGCGCAGGGTGCAGGAAGAGCTAGCCCGCTCTCGGAAGTTCTTCACGGGCTCTTTGGCTGAGGTTGAGAAGTCTAACAGTCAGGTGGTAGAGGAGCAGAGCTACCTACTCAACATTGCGGAGGTGCAGGCCGTGTCTCGCTGTGACTACTTTCTAGCTAAGATCAAGCAAGCTGATGTAGCACTCCTGGAGGAGACAGCAGATGAGGAGGAGCCCGAGCTCACTGCCAGCCTACCCAGGGAGCTTACCCTGCAAGACGTGGAGCTCCTTAAAGTAGGGCATGTTGGTCCTCTGCAAATTGGCCAGGCTGTTAAGAAGCCCCGGACAGTTAACATGGAGGATACctgggcaggggaggagggagcagcCTCTTCTGCCTCGGCCTCTGTAACCTTTAGAGAGATGGACATGAGCCCTGAGGAAGTAGTTCCCAGCCCTAGGGCTTCCCCTGCGAAACAGCGGAGCTCTGAGGCAGCCTCCGGTATCCAACAGTGTTTGTTCCTCAAGAAGATGGGGGCGAAAGGCAGCACTCCTGGCATGTTCAATCTTCCAGTCAGTCTCTATGTGACCAGTCAGAGTGAGGTGCTGGTTGCCGACCGGGGCAACTATCGTATACAAGTGTTCAACCGCAAAGGCTTTTTGAAGGAGATCCGCCGCAGCCCCAGTGGCATTGATAGCTTCGTGCTAAGCTTTCTTGGAGCCGACTTGCCCAATCTCACGCCTCTTTCAGTGGCCATGAACTGCCATGGACTGATTGGTGTCACTGACAGCTATGACAACTCCCTTAAAGTCTATACCTTGGATGGCCACTGTGTGGCCTGTCACAGGAGccagctgagcaaaccatggggcaTCACAGCCCTACCCTCTGGCCAGTTTGTGGTGACTGATGTGGAAGGCGGGAAGCTCTGGTGTTTCACTGTAGACCGAGGAGCAGGAGTGGTCAAATAcagctgcctctgcagtgctgtgAGGCCCAAGTTTGTCACCTGTGATGCTGAAGGCACAGTCTATTTCACCCAAGGCTTGGGTCTCAATGTGGAGAACCGACAGAATGAACACCACCTGGAGGGTGGCTTCTCCATCGGCTCTGTGGGCCCCGACGGGCAGCTGGGCCGGCAGATCAGCCACTTCTTCTCTGAGAATGAAGATTTCCGCTGCATCgctggcatgtgtgtggatgcccgGGGTGACCTCATTGTGGCTGATAGCAGCCGAAAGGAAATTCTCCATTTTCCCAAGGGTGGTGGCTACAGCGTCCTTATTCGAGAGGGCCTTACCTGTCCAGTGGGCATCGCCCTCACACCCAAGGGGCAGCTGCTGGTCTTGGACTGTTGGGATCACTGCGTCAAGATCTACAGCTACCATCTGAGAAGATATTCCACCCCTTAA